Sequence from the Streptomyces peucetius genome:
GGGACAGCCTTCCTTCCCCGGAGGCGCGCTCGACCCCGAGGACGGCGACCCGGCGACGACCGGCCCGCTGCGGGCGGCGCTGCGCGAGGCCCGGGAGGAGACCGGGCTGGACCCGGCGGGAGTCCAGACGTTCGGCGTGCTGCCCAAGCTCTACATCCCGGTGAGCAGTTTCGTCGTGACGCCCGTACTGGGATGGTGGCGCGACCCCAGCCCGGTCGGAGCGGTCGACCCCGCCGAGACCGCACGGGTCTTCACCGTGCCCGTGGCAGACCTCACGGACCCGGCGAACCGTGCGACGGCCGTGCACCCTCGCGGCCACGCCGGGCCGGCGTTCACCGTCGAAGGCGCTCTGGTCTGGGGGTTCACGGCCGGTGTGATCGACCGGATCCTGCACTTCGCGGGCTGGGAGCGACCATGGGACCGCGCCAAGCAGGTCCCGCTGGACTGGCACGCATGACAGGCTGACCCAGTGATGCCCTCCCGGCGGGGGCGTGACATCAGAACGCGGCGACGCGCCGTGGCCCCACCCCAGCCGGACAGAGCACCGGCGACGACACTGCGAGGCAAATGACGGTGAACGTGCTGGACATCCTGCTGCTGGTCGCCGCCGTGTGGTTCGCGATCGTCGGCTACCGCCAGGGCTTCGTCGTCGGCATCCTGTCGGTGATCGGCTTCCTCGGCGGCGGACTCGTCGCGGTCTACCTGCTTCCGGTGATCTGGGACGCGCTCACCGACGACTCGGAAGTGTCCACCACGGCCGCGATAGTCGCGGTCGTCATCGTGATCGTCTGTGCCTCTGTCGGCCAGGCGTTCACGACCCATCTCGGCAACAAACTGCGCAGGTTCATCACCTGGTCGCCCGCCCGTGCGCTGGACGCCACCGGCGGCGCGCTCGTCAATGTCGTCGCGATGCTGCTGGTCGCCTGGCTGATCGGTTCGGCGCTCGCCGGCACCTCCCTGCCCACCCTGGGCAAGGAGGTGCGCAGTTCGAAGGTGCTGCTCGGCGTGTCCCGGGTGATGCCCGATCAGGCCAACACCTGGTTCACGGACTTCTCCTCCGTGCTCGCCCAGAACGGCTTCCCCCAGGTCTTCAGCCCGTTCGCCAACGAGCCCATCACCGAGGTGCAGGCGCCGGACCCGGCGCTCGTCGGCAGCCCCGTCGCCGAGCGCGCCAAGCAGTCCATCGTCAAGGTCGTCGGTACGGCCCCGAGCTGCGGCAAGGTCCTCGAAGGCACGGGCTTCGTCTTCGACGAGCGCCGTGTGATGACCAACGCTCATGTCGTCGGCGGTGTCGATGAACCGACGGTGCAGATAGGCGGCGAAGGCCGACTCTACGACGCCAAGGTCGTCCTCTACGACTGGCAGCGCGACATCGCCGTCCTGGACGTCCCGGACCTCCAGGCGCGCCCGCTCGAGTTCACCGACTTCGAGGAGGGCGACGCCGAGAGCGGCGACAGCGCCATCGTCGCCGGCTTCCCGGAGAACGGCTCGTACGACGTGCGTTCCGCCCGCGTCCGCGGACGGATCAACGCCAACGGCCCCGACATCTACCACCGGGGCACCGTCCGCCGCGACGTCTACTCGCTGTTCGCGACCGTGCGCCAGGGCAACTCCGGCGGCCCGCTGCTCACCACGGACGGCAAGGTCTACGGAGTCATCTTCGCCAGGTCCCTGGACGACGCGGACACCGGATACGCCCTGACGGCGGACGAGATCCGCCAGGACATCGAGCTCGGCCGCAGCGCCAACCAGCAAGTGGACAGCCAGGGCTGCGCGCTGTAGCGGCGCGGTGGCGCAGGGTCAGTCCCTGGGGTGATGCCGCAGGCGCGCCGACACCCAGCGCGCGCGGCGCCTCAGGATGCGCGGAATCCCCATTCCCATCCCCTGCCCCGGATGCTCATGGTCTTCGCTCGGAAGGCCACCTGTCTCGTGGATGATCGGCCCACTGGCCGAGCGGCGGTTGCGTGCTGCGTCACCGTAGTCGTGCGTCCAGCCCATACCCGGACGTGTGCCCGTGCCTCATGGTCGGTAACCGTGCCGGGGACGGCCAATTGGCTTATGCGCCAGGCATTTGGCTGTTCGTAGGACAACCGTTCCTCCGGCGTTCTTCCGGTGGGTGAAATCCCCCGGGGCCTACCGGTCGGGCTCGGGGTCCTTGAGCCAGTTGATCAGCTCGTTCGAGAAGGCCACCGGGTCCTCCTCGTGGGGGAAGTGTCCGAGGCCGTCGAACAGCCGCCACCGGTACGGCGCTTCGACGTACTCGCCCGAACCGGCCGCACTGCGCGTCCGCATCGCCGGATCGAGTGAGCCGTGCAGATGCAGTGTAGGGACCCGCACCGGGCGCTTCATCCGGCGGTTGAACTGGATCCCGTCCGGACGGGCGAGCGACCGCACCATCCAGCGGTAGGGCTCGATCGAACAGTGCGCGGTCGAAGGGATGCACATCGCCCGCCGGTAGACCTCGACGGCCTCCTCGTCGAGCGGCTGCGGTCCGGACCAGCTCTCGATCAGCTCGCCCACCAAGGCCGCGTCGTCC
This genomic interval carries:
- a CDS encoding NUDIX hydrolase — its product is MTRTGEATYQRYEQHGDGEVVVDGDVVVTTEGLPEWLDPVVRAAETVEPHQLSRFLPPESGHGRQSAVLVLFGEGAKGPELLLMERAGTLRSHAGQPSFPGGALDPEDGDPATTGPLRAALREAREETGLDPAGVQTFGVLPKLYIPVSSFVVTPVLGWWRDPSPVGAVDPAETARVFTVPVADLTDPANRATAVHPRGHAGPAFTVEGALVWGFTAGVIDRILHFAGWERPWDRAKQVPLDWHA
- a CDS encoding MarP family serine protease encodes the protein MNVLDILLLVAAVWFAIVGYRQGFVVGILSVIGFLGGGLVAVYLLPVIWDALTDDSEVSTTAAIVAVVIVIVCASVGQAFTTHLGNKLRRFITWSPARALDATGGALVNVVAMLLVAWLIGSALAGTSLPTLGKEVRSSKVLLGVSRVMPDQANTWFTDFSSVLAQNGFPQVFSPFANEPITEVQAPDPALVGSPVAERAKQSIVKVVGTAPSCGKVLEGTGFVFDERRVMTNAHVVGGVDEPTVQIGGEGRLYDAKVVLYDWQRDIAVLDVPDLQARPLEFTDFEEGDAESGDSAIVAGFPENGSYDVRSARVRGRINANGPDIYHRGTVRRDVYSLFATVRQGNSGGPLLTTDGKVYGVIFARSLDDADTGYALTADEIRQDIELGRSANQQVDSQGCAL